A genomic segment from Streptomyces sp. NBC_00237 encodes:
- a CDS encoding NAD(P)/FAD-dependent oxidoreductase: MGPKVVVVGGGPAGSIAAALLARQGARVKVLERAHFPRYHIGESVATSCRSIIELAGALDKISGRGYQVKEGLLLRWGAEQDWVVDWPEIFGTGAQTSWQVDRADFDDVLLKHAASQGADVVEGAHVREVLFEDGRAVGVEWTRQGTRLTEHADYVIDASGRAGMLSARHFQDRVPHDVFRNVAVWGYYQGGSLLPRTPRGGINVISAPEGWYWVIPLKGDEFSVGFVTHQDHFLRRKQKYAGADGMERLFLDAVQESETVRDLVAPGVYRPGVRVEQDFSYAAKSFCGPGYFLTGDSACFLDPLLSTGVHLAMYSGMLAAASILGVHEGDVAEEEARAFFESLYRNAYGRMFSMVAGFYEQYRGKATYFWLAQRLARGRYPELVARHDTQAPVRSAPDSAAFAAITSGAADLDDAARAGGSRPISGQVLAAQVAQQTTEGEKYDNATGLYLVTEPRLGVRRTPLPVENASA, encoded by the coding sequence ATGGGGCCGAAGGTAGTGGTGGTGGGTGGCGGACCGGCGGGGTCCATAGCCGCGGCATTGCTCGCCCGGCAGGGGGCACGCGTCAAAGTGCTGGAGCGTGCGCATTTCCCGCGCTATCACATCGGTGAATCCGTGGCGACGTCCTGCCGGTCCATCATCGAACTCGCAGGCGCCCTGGACAAGATTTCCGGGCGCGGCTACCAGGTGAAGGAAGGGCTGCTGCTGCGCTGGGGCGCGGAGCAGGACTGGGTGGTCGACTGGCCGGAGATCTTCGGCACCGGCGCGCAGACCTCCTGGCAGGTGGACCGCGCTGACTTCGACGACGTACTGCTGAAGCACGCCGCGTCGCAGGGGGCGGACGTGGTCGAGGGCGCCCACGTGCGCGAAGTGCTCTTCGAGGACGGGCGTGCGGTCGGCGTCGAGTGGACCCGGCAGGGCACCCGCCTCACCGAGCACGCCGACTACGTCATCGACGCCTCGGGCCGGGCCGGGATGCTCTCCGCCAGGCACTTCCAGGACCGCGTACCGCACGACGTGTTCCGCAACGTCGCCGTCTGGGGCTATTACCAGGGCGGATCGCTTCTTCCCCGTACTCCGCGCGGCGGCATCAACGTCATTTCCGCGCCCGAGGGCTGGTACTGGGTCATTCCGCTGAAGGGCGACGAATTCAGCGTCGGCTTCGTCACCCACCAGGACCATTTCCTGCGCCGCAAGCAGAAATACGCGGGCGCGGACGGCATGGAACGGCTCTTCCTGGACGCGGTGCAGGAATCCGAGACGGTGCGCGACCTGGTCGCGCCCGGTGTGTACCGCCCCGGAGTCCGCGTCGAACAGGACTTCTCCTACGCGGCGAAGAGCTTCTGCGGACCGGGCTACTTCCTGACCGGCGACTCCGCCTGCTTCCTCGACCCGCTCCTGTCGACCGGCGTCCACCTCGCCATGTACAGCGGGATGCTCGCCGCCGCGTCGATCCTCGGCGTGCACGAAGGGGACGTGGCGGAGGAGGAGGCCCGCGCCTTCTTCGAGTCGCTGTACCGCAACGCGTACGGCCGGATGTTCTCGATGGTCGCCGGGTTCTACGAGCAGTACCGGGGCAAGGCCACCTACTTCTGGCTCGCCCAGCGCCTCGCACGCGGGCGCTACCCGGAGTTGGTCGCCCGCCACGACACGCAGGCCCCGGTCCGCTCGGCCCCCGACAGCGCGGCCTTCGCGGCGATCACGTCCGGCGCCGCCGACCTGGACGACGCGGCCCGGGCGGGCGGCAGCCGCCCGATCAGCGGACAGGTGCTCGCCGCGCAGGTCGCCCAGCAGACGACGGAGGGCGAGAAGTACGACAACGCCACGGGCCTGTACCTGGTCACCGAGCCCCGGCTCGGAGTGCGCCGCACTCCGCTGCCGGTCGAGAACGCGTCCGCCTGA
- a CDS encoding alpha/beta fold hydrolase encodes MSGDRFLLPLPGELAHTHDGLRLRSHGSGPTVLWVHGYTMDSTLWRPLWELLPGFRHVGVDLPGHGGSAPLEPGVTLPGLAARITGVARAEGATRLVGLSFGSTVALQMALDAPDVADRLVLGAPTPSGGPPDPAARKRYIELLMLRRMRGAEAAGGLADLWMSAPPDIFRGTERHPALRARIRSVVARHSWAELDNGAMAALSAPVHTPADLAGIRADTLALTGSADMPVFHANAATLAENVPRCATAVVPDSGHLPFLERPEEVATAISTQLDRSVWHLA; translated from the coding sequence ATGAGCGGCGACCGGTTCCTGCTCCCGCTGCCCGGCGAACTCGCCCACACGCACGACGGGTTGCGCCTGCGCAGCCACGGCAGCGGCCCGACCGTCCTGTGGGTCCACGGCTACACCATGGACTCCACCCTCTGGCGTCCCCTGTGGGAACTGCTGCCCGGGTTCCGTCACGTCGGCGTGGACCTCCCCGGCCACGGCGGCTCCGCGCCCCTGGAGCCGGGGGTGACCCTGCCCGGACTCGCCGCGCGCATCACGGGGGTCGCCCGCGCCGAGGGCGCGACGCGCCTGGTCGGTCTCTCCTTCGGCTCGACCGTCGCCCTCCAGATGGCTCTGGACGCACCGGACGTGGCGGACCGGCTGGTCCTGGGCGCACCCACCCCCTCCGGCGGCCCGCCCGACCCGGCCGCCCGCAAGCGCTACATCGAATTGCTGATGCTGCGCCGGATGCGCGGAGCCGAGGCGGCCGGGGGACTGGCCGACCTGTGGATGTCCGCGCCGCCCGACATCTTCCGGGGCACCGAACGGCATCCGGCGCTGCGGGCCCGCATCAGGTCCGTCGTCGCCCGGCACTCCTGGGCCGAACTGGACAACGGGGCGATGGCCGCGCTGAGCGCCCCTGTCCACACGCCCGCCGACCTCGCCGGGATCAGGGCTGACACCCTGGCCCTGACGGGCAGTGCCGACATGCCGGTCTTCCACGCCAACGCGGCGACGCTCGCGGAGAACGTACCGCGCTGTGCGACCGCCGTCGTGCCCGACAGCGGGCACCTGCCGTTCCTGGAGCGGCCCGAGGAAGTGGCAACGGCCATATCCACCCAACTGGACCGCTCCGTATGGCACTTGGCGTAA
- a CDS encoding Rieske 2Fe-2S domain-containing protein: MNVHSGWYLAAFTSELAGDVSPLDIGTRRLTAVRDASGIRVFDADCPHRGAHLGRGGRLDGGCLVCPFHGRRVLLGRPEREGARAWVREHEAVVCGEALFVRLTDGPEDDRGMRTVLKELAGNHSLVAAVHRPVAAPAALIVENAFDTDHFTALHKVHRVREMRHREGQEGELVMDGEFPMPASPWQGPGKARPGREPYVPRFYARAFSPGVVVTEFGPPDAVHVIVTAAVPTADGECVARVAIGVREGRERELPMLIAGSERALAEDIAVWEHLANRGEFGPQGPGPADAAVVAYREFCEGFADLGRPAPTASGDFGGHGGGGGDSGGGGGGGDCGPGGPAGPCLEER, encoded by the coding sequence GTGAACGTGCACTCGGGCTGGTACCTGGCAGCCTTCACCTCCGAACTCGCCGGTGACGTGAGCCCGTTGGACATCGGGACGCGGCGGCTGACCGCGGTGCGCGACGCCTCGGGCATCCGGGTCTTCGACGCCGACTGCCCGCACCGGGGCGCTCACCTCGGCCGTGGCGGACGCCTGGACGGCGGCTGCCTGGTCTGTCCCTTCCACGGGCGGCGGGTGCTGCTCGGCAGACCGGAGCGGGAGGGGGCGCGCGCCTGGGTGCGCGAGCACGAGGCCGTCGTCTGCGGCGAGGCCCTGTTCGTACGGCTCACCGACGGGCCCGAGGACGACCGGGGGATGCGCACCGTACTGAAGGAACTGGCGGGCAACCACTCGCTGGTGGCGGCCGTGCACCGGCCGGTCGCCGCACCCGCCGCGCTCATCGTCGAGAACGCCTTCGACACCGACCACTTCACCGCCCTGCACAAGGTCCACCGGGTGCGTGAGATGCGTCATCGGGAGGGGCAGGAGGGGGAGTTGGTGATGGACGGCGAGTTCCCGATGCCCGCCTCGCCGTGGCAGGGGCCGGGGAAGGCGCGGCCGGGCCGGGAGCCGTACGTGCCGCGCTTCTACGCGCGGGCCTTCAGCCCCGGAGTGGTGGTCACCGAGTTCGGCCCGCCGGACGCGGTGCACGTCATCGTCACGGCAGCCGTGCCGACCGCCGACGGCGAGTGCGTGGCACGCGTGGCCATCGGCGTACGGGAGGGACGCGAGCGCGAGCTGCCCATGCTGATCGCCGGGAGCGAGCGGGCGCTCGCCGAGGACATCGCGGTGTGGGAACACCTGGCGAACCGAGGGGAGTTCGGGCCGCAGGGCCCGGGTCCCGCCGACGCGGCGGTCGTCGCCTACCGGGAGTTCTGCGAGGGCTTCGCGGACCTGGGGCGTCCGGCCCCGACGGCGAGCGGTGACTTCGGCGGTCACGGCGGTGGCGGCGGTGACAGCGGTGGCGGCGGTGGCGGCGGCGACTGTGGCCCCGGCGGCCCGGCCGGTCCCTGTCTGGAGGAGCGATGA
- a CDS encoding FAD-dependent oxidoreductase produces the protein MPEVIVVGAGVAGLACAADLARAGVDVLVLEARGRIGGRVLTHRPADGGPAVELGAQIVHGDRNPVHALLGPLPPAPRPSSASVVRGRIARPMATLARGPHAPWLLEAGLVRYEGEPSGGVTVADWLTRSGAGDAERATAEEWLRQTWAADPARLDAAAVALAMRQDPGGHGEFTVPGGLDRIPAVLAEGLTVRTGAPVHRIEVDVQKGEVRLAVGDGTATARQVVVAVPPVVVDRGLLEIEGLGADRREAARTLRPGDGFVAVVTLSAPAPASVSVFDADGVGGFLSCVRGRPEVLVVAKGAAAPYVRAAVAGGPSGGPSGGQLAGLLAVALPWTRTADVVAVESADWGEDPYAGGAFCALGPGVADAARCWARPTDDGRLFFTGEAAVAGRALPWMQGAIADGRRAADDVTEARKQWQ, from the coding sequence ATGCCTGAGGTGATCGTCGTCGGCGCGGGCGTCGCCGGGCTGGCCTGCGCGGCCGACCTGGCACGGGCCGGTGTCGACGTACTCGTCCTGGAGGCCAGGGGCCGGATCGGCGGGCGCGTGCTCACCCACCGGCCCGCCGACGGCGGCCCGGCCGTCGAACTCGGCGCGCAGATCGTGCACGGCGACCGCAACCCGGTCCACGCCCTCCTCGGCCCCCTGCCGCCCGCTCCCCGGCCCTCGTCCGCCTCCGTGGTCCGGGGCCGGATCGCGCGCCCCATGGCGACGCTGGCCCGTGGCCCGCACGCGCCCTGGCTGCTCGAAGCGGGTCTCGTACGGTACGAGGGCGAGCCGTCCGGCGGCGTCACGGTCGCCGACTGGCTGACCCGCAGCGGAGCGGGCGACGCCGAACGGGCGACCGCCGAGGAGTGGCTGCGCCAGACGTGGGCCGCCGACCCGGCGCGGCTCGACGCGGCAGCCGTGGCCCTGGCGATGCGTCAGGACCCGGGCGGACACGGCGAGTTCACCGTTCCCGGCGGTCTCGACCGGATTCCCGCAGTGCTGGCGGAAGGGCTCACGGTGCGCACCGGTGCGCCCGTCCACCGCATCGAGGTCGACGTGCAGAAGGGCGAGGTGCGTCTCGCCGTCGGCGACGGCACGGCGACCGCCCGGCAGGTCGTCGTCGCCGTGCCACCGGTGGTGGTCGACCGGGGCCTCCTGGAGATCGAAGGGCTGGGCGCGGACCGGCGGGAGGCGGCGCGCACCCTGCGCCCCGGTGACGGCTTCGTGGCCGTCGTCACCCTGTCCGCGCCCGCGCCCGCGAGCGTCTCGGTGTTCGACGCCGACGGCGTGGGCGGCTTCCTGTCCTGTGTGCGGGGCCGCCCGGAGGTGCTGGTGGTCGCCAAGGGGGCGGCCGCACCGTACGTGCGAGCCGCCGTGGCGGGCGGACCGTCGGGCGGACCGTCGGGCGGACAACTGGCCGGGCTGCTCGCGGTGGCGCTGCCGTGGACCCGTACCGCCGACGTGGTCGCCGTGGAGAGTGCCGACTGGGGCGAAGACCCCTATGCGGGCGGGGCGTTCTGCGCTCTGGGACCCGGGGTGGCGGACGCCGCCCGGTGCTGGGCGCGGCCGACGGACGACGGGCGGCTGTTCTTCACCGGGGAGGCCGCCGTGGCCGGCCGGGCACTGCCCTGGATGCAAGGGGCGATCGCCGATGGGCGGCGAGCCGCCGACGACGTGACGGAGGCAAGGAAGCAGTGGCAGTGA
- a CDS encoding cytochrome P450, with protein sequence MTTAAVRLPAGIAHPFAPAGRVDPYPAYTWLRTHDPVHRDPMTGMWLVTGYADCTALLKDPAFSAAAGQRERAREDDLPVSMLTSDGTDHARLRAPGVRLVGPAATASIAEGLAHDADALLERAGEHGALSDAVDQLGTPLATAVLARLFGLREEQRAPFQQLARAVSVNLDPLAPPPLARLGRAAMGELTRYLDAHVDQALPSPLRDFAADGRLTRQEMLGVLGLAVVGGWQPLAESIGNALYWLLPRPEARAALRTADGEAAGTAMDELLRLEAPIPFTARVTVRDAELPGGRIPAGARVLAVLAAANRDPAVFADPDRPVWDRSPNPHLAFGGGPHFCLAARLVRQSGALLLSRLVRKFPAAALTDAEPRWAATLIPRRLTSLGVDLTGAQRPASRLPGAAAAHA encoded by the coding sequence GTGACCACCGCCGCCGTCCGGCTTCCCGCCGGTATCGCCCACCCGTTCGCCCCGGCCGGGCGCGTCGACCCGTACCCGGCGTACACCTGGCTGCGTACGCACGACCCCGTACACCGGGACCCGATGACCGGCATGTGGCTGGTCACCGGGTACGCCGACTGCACCGCCCTGCTGAAGGACCCGGCGTTCTCCGCCGCCGCCGGGCAGCGCGAGCGGGCCAGGGAGGACGACCTTCCGGTCTCGATGCTCACCTCGGACGGCACCGACCACGCCCGGCTGCGGGCCCCCGGCGTCCGGCTCGTCGGACCCGCCGCGACGGCGTCGATCGCCGAAGGGCTCGCCCACGACGCGGACGCCCTGCTGGAGCGGGCGGGCGAACACGGCGCACTCTCCGACGCGGTCGACCAGCTCGGAACCCCCCTCGCCACCGCCGTACTCGCCCGTCTCTTCGGGCTGCGCGAGGAACAGCGGGCCCCCTTCCAGCAGCTCGCCCGCGCGGTGTCCGTCAACCTCGACCCGCTCGCCCCGCCGCCGCTCGCCCGGCTCGGACGGGCCGCGATGGGGGAGCTGACCCGCTACCTCGACGCCCACGTGGACCAGGCGCTGCCCAGCCCGCTGCGGGACTTCGCGGCCGACGGGCGGCTCACCCGGCAGGAGATGCTCGGCGTGCTCGGACTGGCCGTCGTCGGCGGCTGGCAGCCCCTCGCCGAGTCCATCGGCAACGCCCTGTACTGGCTGCTGCCCCGCCCCGAGGCGCGCGCGGCACTCCGTACGGCGGACGGCGAAGCGGCCGGGACCGCCATGGACGAACTCCTCCGCCTCGAAGCCCCCATCCCCTTCACCGCCCGCGTCACCGTCCGCGACGCCGAGCTGCCCGGCGGCCGGATACCCGCGGGGGCGCGCGTGCTGGCCGTGCTCGCCGCGGCCAACCGCGACCCCGCCGTCTTCGCCGACCCCGACCGCCCGGTGTGGGACCGCAGCCCCAACCCGCACCTCGCCTTCGGCGGCGGCCCGCACTTCTGCCTCGCCGCCCGCCTGGTCCGGCAGTCGGGCGCGCTGCTGCTCTCGCGCCTCGTGCGGAAGTTCCCGGCGGCGGCCCTGACCGATGCCGAACCGCGCTGGGCCGCGACGCTGATTCCGCGACGGCTGACCTCGCTGGGCGTCGACCTGACGGGCGCACAGCGCCCTGCGTCGCGGCTTCCCGGGGCGGCGGCCGCACATGCCTGA
- a CDS encoding ABC transporter permease, producing the protein MSLTGTDRPREAAGAPDRASGGTSDGVPGSEAPPQAGKGPVPGLLRASAARSSVELKAFFRNKQSLVFTLLFPVILLVVFGSIFSGKVEGTDTDFCQVFMAGVVAAGVMSTAFSGLAISVAIERDNGTVRRLALTPMPKAAYFLGKLARVVVTTVLETLLLIGIAVLAFGLPLPSTPGRWLTLAWCITLGTAACALAGVAYSAVIPNSRSASAIVTPVFMVLQFISGVFFPFHQLPLWMQNTAALFPVKWMAQGFRSVFLPDSFTAVEPAGSWESGRIALILALWAVGGLVATVLTFGWRGPRVR; encoded by the coding sequence ATGTCCCTGACCGGAACCGACAGGCCGCGCGAGGCCGCGGGCGCACCCGATCGCGCATCCGGCGGTACGTCCGACGGCGTTCCCGGGAGCGAGGCACCGCCGCAGGCCGGAAAGGGCCCGGTGCCCGGACTGCTGCGGGCGAGCGCCGCCCGCTCCTCGGTGGAGCTCAAGGCGTTCTTCCGCAACAAGCAGTCGCTGGTCTTCACCCTGCTCTTCCCGGTGATCCTGCTCGTGGTGTTCGGCTCGATCTTCTCCGGGAAGGTCGAGGGCACCGACACCGACTTCTGCCAGGTGTTCATGGCAGGGGTGGTCGCGGCGGGCGTCATGAGCACCGCGTTCTCCGGGCTCGCCATCAGCGTCGCCATCGAGCGCGACAACGGCACCGTACGGCGGCTCGCGCTCACCCCCATGCCCAAGGCCGCCTACTTCCTGGGCAAGTTGGCGCGCGTCGTGGTAACCACCGTGCTGGAGACCCTCCTGCTCATCGGGATCGCGGTGCTGGCCTTCGGCCTGCCGCTGCCGTCCACGCCGGGCCGCTGGCTCACCCTCGCCTGGTGCATCACGCTGGGCACTGCGGCATGCGCGCTGGCCGGGGTCGCGTACAGCGCGGTGATCCCCAACAGCCGGTCGGCGTCCGCGATCGTGACGCCGGTCTTCATGGTGCTCCAGTTCATCTCCGGGGTCTTCTTCCCCTTCCACCAGCTGCCGCTGTGGATGCAGAACACCGCTGCCCTGTTCCCGGTGAAGTGGATGGCGCAGGGCTTCCGCTCGGTGTTCCTGCCCGACTCCTTCACCGCCGTGGAGCCCGCCGGGTCATGGGAGTCGGGGCGCATCGCCCTGATCCTCGCCCTGTGGGCGGTCGGCGGGCTCGTCGCGACCGTACTCACCTTCGGCTGGCGCGGACCGCGCGTGCGCTGA
- a CDS encoding ABC transporter ATP-binding protein, which yields MPTAQEAHPVSVRGLAKRYGDTYAVRDLSLDIHRGEVFALLGPNGAGKTTTVDILTGVRRRTGGEVRVLGRDPAEDPREWRARIGVVPQSTGAYVDLNVREVVAHFAAMYPNPLPVGQVLDMVGLGRRHSTPALSLSGGQQRRLDVAVGVIGDPELIFLDEPTTGLDPVARREAWELVRWFADRGRTTVLTTHYLDEAEELAQRAGVIVGGRLVACGRPAELGGRDTTPASVTFRRCDRLAGRALPDRLPAGTGTAEAGGVITLRTSVPMAVLDVLLPWAHEAGVAELTELRVHRPTLEEIYLDLIAREAAPCP from the coding sequence ATGCCCACTGCGCAGGAAGCGCATCCGGTTTCCGTCCGCGGTCTCGCCAAGCGTTACGGCGACACCTACGCGGTCCGCGATCTCAGCCTCGACATTCATCGGGGTGAGGTATTCGCGCTGCTCGGGCCCAACGGCGCGGGCAAGACCACGACCGTCGACATACTGACGGGCGTCAGACGGCGCACCGGCGGAGAAGTGCGGGTCCTCGGCCGTGATCCGGCCGAGGACCCGCGGGAATGGCGCGCGAGAATCGGCGTGGTGCCCCAATCCACGGGCGCCTACGTGGATCTGAACGTCCGGGAGGTCGTCGCGCACTTCGCGGCGATGTACCCGAATCCGCTGCCGGTGGGGCAGGTGCTCGACATGGTCGGGCTGGGCCGGCGCCACTCCACCCCCGCCCTGTCGCTCTCCGGTGGGCAGCAGCGCAGACTCGACGTGGCCGTCGGCGTGATCGGCGACCCCGAACTGATCTTCCTGGACGAGCCCACCACCGGACTCGACCCGGTGGCCAGGCGCGAAGCCTGGGAGCTGGTGCGCTGGTTCGCCGACCGGGGCCGCACCACCGTCCTGACCACGCACTACCTCGACGAGGCCGAGGAACTCGCCCAGCGGGCCGGGGTCATCGTCGGCGGACGGCTCGTCGCCTGCGGCAGGCCCGCGGAACTCGGCGGGCGGGACACCACCCCGGCGAGCGTCACCTTCCGCCGCTGCGACCGCCTGGCGGGCCGGGCACTGCCCGACAGGCTGCCCGCCGGTACGGGGACGGCGGAGGCGGGCGGCGTCATCACGCTGCGAACGTCCGTACCCATGGCGGTACTTGACGTTCTGCTGCCCTGGGCGCACGAGGCAGGGGTGGCCGAACTCACCGAACTGAGGGTGCACAGGCCCACCCTCGAAGAGATCTACCTCGACCTCATCGCGCGGGAGGCAGCCCCATGTCCCTGA